One part of the Desulfovibrio sp. genome encodes these proteins:
- a CDS encoding indole-3-glycerol-phosphate synthase: MLLERFRTAKQAEVEALQAMQAQGALPPVYGGQRPDFTAALTRCAAGSPLAVVAEYKRASPSRGVICESLEVEEVARQYAVAGASAVSVLTEETFFRGRLDYLARAADPALYNGLRVPLLRKDFIFDPLQVRATAATPASALLLIVRLTPDAATLRALREQAESYGIQAVVEIFDAEDLRLARESGARIIQVNARDLETLAIDRDACLQLVRAFPPVNGELWIAASGMSSPQHLVAAAEAGYHAALVGSALMENGTPGEALAALLGATAQNGGERTC, encoded by the coding sequence ATGCTGCTTGAGCGTTTCCGCACGGCCAAACAGGCCGAAGTAGAGGCCCTGCAAGCCATGCAGGCCCAGGGCGCTCTGCCCCCGGTGTACGGAGGCCAGCGGCCAGACTTTACGGCGGCGTTGACCCGATGCGCCGCAGGAAGCCCTCTGGCGGTGGTGGCCGAATACAAGCGGGCCTCACCCTCGCGTGGCGTGATCTGCGAGAGTCTCGAAGTGGAGGAAGTGGCCCGGCAGTATGCCGTGGCCGGGGCTAGCGCAGTATCTGTACTGACGGAAGAAACTTTTTTTCGCGGGCGGTTGGACTATCTGGCCCGTGCCGCAGACCCGGCGCTCTATAACGGCCTCCGGGTGCCCCTGCTGCGCAAGGATTTTATTTTTGATCCCCTGCAGGTGCGGGCCACGGCAGCCACGCCAGCCTCGGCCCTGCTGCTGATTGTACGGCTGACACCCGATGCGGCAACCCTGCGCGCCCTGCGCGAGCAGGCCGAAAGCTACGGCATTCAGGCAGTGGTTGAGATATTTGATGCGGAAGACCTGCGCCTTGCCCGCGAGAGCGGAGCGCGCATCATACAGGTAAACGCCCGTGATCTGGAAACGCTGGCCATCGACCGCGATGCCTGCCTGCAACTGGTGCGGGCCTTCCCGCCCGTCAATGGTGAGCTGTGGATAGCGGCCAGCGGCATGAGCAGCCCGCAGCACCTCGTGGCTGCGGCAGAGGCGGGTTACCACGCGGCTCTGGTGGGCAGCGCCCTGATGGAAAATGGTACTCCGGGCGAGGCACTGGCGGCACTGCTGGGCGCAACGGCCCAAAACGGGGGAGAGCGCACATGTTGA
- a CDS encoding phosphoribosylanthranilate isomerase, whose protein sequence is MLIKFCGLTRQEDVDQAARLGAAMCGFIFHPRSPRGITVEQAAVLDSGSLLRVGVFVNQGSDEIRRIMDAARLDYAQLHGHQSVECAQAIGAERVIRVLWPDRYTHRALLYNDLQRHAQACAYYLLDAGLKGGGSGYKLDWSDLGSLRPPQPWLLAGGLSAANVGKALGMCGPAGVDFNSGVEDAPGRKNREKMAAAFLAANSKGNGYSL, encoded by the coding sequence ATGTTGATCAAGTTCTGCGGCCTCACAAGGCAGGAAGATGTGGATCAGGCGGCCCGGCTGGGCGCGGCCATGTGCGGTTTTATCTTTCATCCCCGCAGCCCGCGCGGCATCACGGTTGAACAGGCCGCCGTCCTCGACAGTGGCAGCCTGCTGCGGGTGGGTGTTTTTGTAAATCAGGGGTCGGACGAGATCCGCCGCATCATGGATGCGGCCCGGCTTGATTACGCCCAGCTGCACGGCCACCAGAGCGTTGAATGCGCACAGGCCATTGGCGCAGAGCGTGTCATCCGGGTGCTCTGGCCCGACCGTTACACCCACCGTGCTTTGCTGTACAATGATTTACAACGACATGCGCAGGCCTGCGCCTACTACCTGCTGGATGCCGGACTGAAAGGCGGCGGCAGCGGGTACAAGCTGGACTGGTCTGATCTGGGCAGCCTGCGCCCGCCGCAGCCCTGGCTGCTTGCCGGGGGCTTGAGCGCTGCCAACGTGGGCAAGGCTCTGGGCATGTGCGGGCCTGCCGGGGTGGATTTCAATTCCGGCGTGGAAGACGCGCCGGGTCGTAAAAACAGGGAAAAAATGGCGGCCGCCTTTTTGGCCGCAAACTCCAAAGGCAATGGGTATTCGTTATGA
- the trpB gene encoding tryptophan synthase subunit beta codes for MKDSYFGEFGGCFVPELLMPPLMEVEAAMRDIYPTEKFQAELNDLLFNYAGRETPLTYCPTLSRELGFDLWLKREDLLHTGAHKVNNTLGQALLAKYMGKTALVAETGAGQHGVATAAAAARLGLECTIYMGAEDVERQAPNVMRMKLLGATVHAVESGTRTLKDAINEALRAWIGSQRTTHYCFGTAAGPHPFPKLVRMLQSVIGRETRAQMLEKTGRLPDAVVACVGGGSNAIGMFHPFVDDASVRIIGVEAAGTGEPGCFNSAPLNLGTPGVLHGAYSMLLQNDDGQVEPSHSISAGLDYPGVGPEHSWLQKTGRVHYGMVKDANALNAFQRLCRAEGILPALESSHALAWVLDHPHEFKEGDQVVVNLSGRGDKDLGIVNKALGVAAQDQEEV; via the coding sequence ATGAAAGACAGTTACTTTGGTGAGTTCGGCGGCTGCTTTGTTCCCGAACTGCTTATGCCGCCCCTTATGGAAGTGGAAGCGGCCATGCGCGACATTTATCCCACTGAAAAATTTCAGGCAGAGCTCAACGATCTGCTGTTCAACTACGCCGGGCGCGAAACTCCCCTGACCTATTGCCCCACGCTTTCGCGTGAGCTGGGCTTTGACCTGTGGCTCAAGCGTGAGGATCTGCTGCACACTGGTGCGCACAAGGTCAACAACACCCTCGGTCAGGCCCTGCTTGCCAAGTACATGGGCAAAACCGCCCTGGTGGCCGAAACGGGCGCTGGGCAGCACGGTGTGGCCACGGCAGCCGCGGCTGCCCGTCTGGGGCTTGAGTGCACCATCTACATGGGCGCTGAAGACGTGGAGCGTCAGGCCCCCAACGTCATGCGCATGAAGCTGCTGGGCGCCACCGTGCATGCCGTGGAAAGCGGAACCCGTACCCTCAAGGACGCCATCAACGAGGCCCTGCGCGCCTGGATTGGCAGCCAAAGAACAACCCACTACTGCTTTGGCACGGCGGCAGGCCCGCACCCCTTCCCCAAGCTGGTGCGCATGCTGCAAAGCGTTATCGGGCGCGAAACCCGCGCCCAGATGCTTGAAAAAACCGGGCGACTGCCCGATGCGGTTGTTGCCTGCGTGGGTGGCGGCTCCAATGCCATTGGCATGTTCCACCCCTTTGTGGACGATGCCAGCGTACGCATCATTGGTGTGGAAGCGGCAGGCACGGGCGAACCCGGCTGCTTCAATTCCGCTCCTCTGAACCTTGGTACGCCCGGTGTGCTGCACGGCGCGTACAGCATGCTGTTGCAAAACGACGACGGTCAGGTGGAACCCTCGCATTCCATCTCTGCCGGGCTGGATTATCCCGGTGTGGGACCGGAACACTCGTGGTTGCAAAAAACAGGGCGCGTGCATTACGGCATGGTCAAGGACGCCAACGCCCTCAATGCCTTCCAGCGTCTGTGCCGCGCCGAGGGCATTCTGCCCGCGCTTGAATCCTCGCACGCTCTTGCCTGGGTGCTTGACCACCCGCATGAATTCAAGGAAGGCGACCAGGTGGTGGTGAACCTCTCTGGCCGTGGCGACAAGGATCTGGGCATAGTCAACAAGGCGCTGGGCGTAGCGGCGCAGGACCAGGAAGAGGTGTAG
- the trpA gene encoding tryptophan synthase subunit alpha produces the protein MNFLEQKIRDAKAAGRPALIPFLTAGFPDQSTFWPTLMELDESGADIIEIGVPFSDPVADGPVVEDASRRALSDGVSLRGILEELIERKGLIQSGVVLMGYLNPFLQYGYENLARDAARGGVHGFIVPDLPYEEAGPLRDALKKEGIALIPLVGPNTSAERMALYDSVGEGYVYVVSVMGITGERTDIAPQVAVTMRRARSVFRLPLALGFGLREPSQLEALSPDAQPDAVVFGSALLKHIDAGNSAAEFLARWK, from the coding sequence ATGAATTTTCTTGAACAAAAAATACGCGATGCCAAGGCCGCCGGTCGCCCGGCGCTCATCCCCTTTCTGACTGCCGGTTTTCCCGATCAGTCCACCTTTTGGCCTACTCTGATGGAGCTGGACGAGAGCGGGGCGGATATTATTGAAATCGGCGTGCCCTTTTCCGACCCTGTGGCCGACGGCCCGGTGGTGGAAGACGCCTCTCGCCGCGCCCTGAGTGACGGTGTGAGTCTGCGTGGCATTCTTGAAGAGCTCATCGAGCGCAAGGGGCTTATCCAGTCCGGCGTGGTGCTCATGGGCTACCTCAACCCCTTTCTGCAGTACGGCTATGAAAATCTGGCCCGCGATGCCGCTCGTGGCGGCGTGCACGGCTTTATTGTGCCCGACCTGCCCTATGAAGAAGCAGGCCCCCTGCGCGATGCCCTGAAAAAAGAGGGTATTGCCCTGATTCCGCTGGTTGGCCCCAATACCAGCGCCGAGCGCATGGCTCTGTATGACAGCGTGGGTGAGGGCTATGTGTATGTGGTTTCTGTCATGGGCATTACCGGCGAACGCACCGACATTGCGCCGCAGGTGGCAGTAACCATGCGGCGGGCGCGTTCTGTGTTCAGGCTGCCGCTGGCCTTGGGCTTTGGCCTGCGCGAGCCCTCGCAACTTGAGGCGCTTTCGCCCGATGCCCAGCCCGATGCCGTAGTGTTTGGCAGTGCGTTGCTCAAACATATCGATGCTGGCAACAGTGCCGCCGAGTTTCTGGCTCGCTGGAAGTAG
- a CDS encoding DUF2325 domain-containing protein, translating into MCVTLIGGMDRLKKDYMAAAEQDGHSLKFITRNERNFVDKIGNPDAMIVFTNKISHEAKRKAVQVARSRNIPLQMVHSCGVSSLRECLKGA; encoded by the coding sequence ATGTGCGTAACCCTGATCGGCGGCATGGACCGACTGAAAAAAGACTACATGGCAGCGGCGGAACAAGACGGTCATTCCCTCAAGTTCATCACACGGAACGAACGCAATTTTGTGGACAAGATCGGCAATCCCGATGCCATGATCGTATTCACCAACAAGATTTCCCACGAGGCCAAGCGCAAGGCTGTGCAGGTGGCGCGCTCGCGCAACATACCCCTGCAGATGGTACACTCGTGCGGCGTTTCTTCCCTGCGTGAATGCCTCAAGGGAGCATAG
- the feoB gene encoding ferrous iron transport protein B: MSAVRQFNNPDDANFNADGKLRIALAGNPNCGKTTVFNGYTGARQHVGNYPGVTVDRKEGHITVGDTQVTLVDLPGTYSLTAYSMEELVARRELAAGNVQAVIDVVDASALERNMLLTVQMLEMGAPVVLCCNMMDEARAAGIHIDMERLSSLMGIPVLPMVARTGEGLTEAMNMAIKLASEGKRNALRISYGSDIDPVLLDMEKRIEDEGLLASRYMPHWVALKMLEADSEILSEVRAANAALYEELDGMRKKAMGHVRSTLNTNLESIITDYRYGFIRSLLRDGIVTQDAGKDRLALSDKLDRVLTNALLGPVIMIGVLYLMFQITFTIGDYPKTWVEDGFKLLGDVCTTLLPEGLAQSLIVDGVIAGVGGVVSFVPLILIMFVLISFMEDSGYMARVAYMMDRIFRFFGLHGASVMPYIIAGGIAGGCAIPGVMATRTLRSPKEKLATLLTLPYMTCGAKLPVFLLLAGAFFPDNAPTVMFLLTVVGWVMALLVARLLRSSIVKGESTPFVMELPPYRMPTLMSLLLHCWERGWMYLKKAGTVLVAISVLIWAAMTFPGLPEEKAAPFETQISQLEEKLAAFAEGDEARAPIEEELGNVRNELKEEQLAFSVAGRLGKAVEPATRPMGFDWRTDIALLAGVAAKEAVVATMGTAYAMGEQDAEDPAPLAERLKADDAWSKATALSLMLFVLLYSPCFVALVVIRQEAGSWGWVAFSILFNTALAYGVATAAYQIGRVVWG; the protein is encoded by the coding sequence ATGAGCGCAGTTCGGCAGTTCAACAATCCCGATGATGCCAATTTCAATGCAGACGGCAAACTGCGGATAGCTCTTGCGGGCAATCCCAACTGTGGCAAGACCACGGTATTTAACGGCTATACAGGCGCGCGCCAGCACGTGGGCAACTACCCCGGCGTAACGGTCGACCGCAAGGAAGGCCACATTACCGTGGGCGATACCCAGGTGACCCTGGTTGACCTGCCCGGCACGTATTCTCTCACAGCCTACTCCATGGAAGAGCTGGTGGCCAGGCGTGAACTGGCGGCTGGCAATGTGCAGGCCGTCATTGACGTGGTGGATGCCTCTGCACTTGAGCGCAACATGCTGCTGACGGTGCAGATGCTTGAAATGGGCGCCCCCGTGGTGCTTTGCTGCAACATGATGGACGAAGCCCGCGCCGCTGGCATTCATATTGATATGGAACGCCTTAGCTCGCTGATGGGTATTCCTGTGCTGCCCATGGTGGCGCGTACGGGCGAGGGCCTCACCGAGGCCATGAATATGGCCATAAAACTTGCCAGTGAAGGCAAGCGTAACGCCCTTCGTATTTCTTACGGCAGCGATATCGATCCTGTGCTGCTGGACATGGAAAAGCGCATTGAAGATGAGGGCCTGCTTGCGAGCAGGTACATGCCCCACTGGGTGGCGCTGAAAATGCTCGAAGCCGACAGCGAGATTCTGAGCGAAGTGCGCGCAGCCAATGCCGCACTGTATGAAGAACTGGACGGCATGCGCAAAAAGGCTATGGGCCATGTGCGCAGCACGCTCAACACCAACCTTGAATCCATTATTACAGACTACCGTTACGGTTTTATCCGCAGTCTGCTGCGCGACGGCATTGTTACGCAGGACGCTGGCAAGGACCGTCTGGCCCTTTCCGACAAGCTCGACAGGGTGCTCACCAACGCCCTGCTTGGACCTGTGATCATGATTGGTGTGTTGTATCTGATGTTTCAGATAACCTTTACCATTGGTGATTACCCCAAAACCTGGGTTGAAGACGGCTTTAAACTGCTGGGTGATGTGTGCACAACCCTGCTGCCCGAGGGCCTTGCGCAGTCGCTGATTGTTGACGGCGTGATCGCGGGCGTGGGCGGTGTTGTCAGCTTTGTGCCGCTGATCCTCATCATGTTCGTGCTCATCTCCTTTATGGAAGACAGCGGCTACATGGCACGCGTGGCCTACATGATGGACCGCATTTTCCGCTTTTTTGGCCTGCACGGCGCATCGGTCATGCCCTACATCATTGCTGGCGGTATTGCTGGCGGCTGCGCCATCCCCGGCGTTATGGCCACCCGTACCCTGCGCAGCCCCAAGGAAAAACTGGCAACCCTGCTCACGCTGCCCTACATGACATGCGGTGCCAAGCTGCCCGTGTTTCTGCTGCTGGCCGGGGCATTTTTTCCCGACAACGCGCCCACAGTAATGTTCCTGCTCACCGTGGTGGGCTGGGTGATGGCCCTGCTTGTGGCCCGGTTGCTGCGCTCTTCCATCGTCAAGGGTGAATCCACCCCCTTTGTCATGGAGCTGCCTCCCTACCGCATGCCCACTCTTATGAGCCTTTTGCTGCACTGCTGGGAACGCGGCTGGATGTACCTCAAGAAGGCCGGTACGGTGCTTGTGGCCATATCGGTGCTGATCTGGGCTGCCATGACCTTTCCCGGTCTGCCGGAAGAAAAGGCTGCCCCCTTTGAAACCCAGATTTCGCAGCTTGAAGAAAAGCTGGCCGCCTTCGCCGAAGGCGACGAGGCCCGTGCCCCCATTGAAGAAGAACTTGGCAATGTGCGCAACGAACTCAAGGAAGAACAGCTGGCCTTTTCTGTGGCTGGGCGTCTTGGCAAGGCAGTTGAGCCCGCCACCCGCCCCATGGGTTTTGACTGGCGTACAGATATAGCCCTGCTGGCTGGCGTGGCCGCCAAGGAAGCCGTGGTCGCCACCATGGGTACAGCCTACGCCATGGGCGAACAGGATGCCGAAGACCCGGCTCCCCTGGCCGAACGCCTCAAGGCCGACGACGCCTGGTCAAAGGCCACCGCGCTTTCGCTCATGCTCTTTGTGCTGCTGTACTCCCCCTGCTTTGTCGCTCTGGTGGTCATCCGGCAAGAGGCGGGCAGCTGGGGCTGGGTGGCATTCAGCATTCTGTTCAACACGGCCCTTGCCTACGGCGTGGCCACGGCAGCCTACCAGATTGGGCGGGTTGTCTGGGGATAG
- a CDS encoding thermonuclease family protein: MIMRYLAFIAFVISMALPAFAESTWDAYVVSVEDGNTVTVSTKYGSNDPEFVLLFYGIEAPTQKQPFGREAMAYLQRMMPVGAKVSVESVGQLEAGPISALVQVGGDSVNYKLVMEGLAWVDRQKCRAIFCRRWLIQEHQAVVDRRGIWSLNMSTPPWQWGR; the protein is encoded by the coding sequence ATGATCATGCGTTATTTGGCATTTATCGCCTTTGTTATTTCCATGGCTCTTCCTGCGTTTGCAGAGTCAACCTGGGATGCCTATGTGGTGAGTGTGGAGGACGGCAATACCGTTACTGTCAGTACCAAATATGGCAGTAACGATCCAGAATTTGTTCTGCTTTTTTATGGCATTGAGGCTCCCACCCAAAAACAGCCCTTTGGGCGTGAAGCCATGGCCTATTTGCAGCGCATGATGCCCGTTGGTGCAAAGGTTAGTGTTGAATCTGTGGGTCAGCTTGAAGCTGGCCCCATTTCGGCCCTTGTGCAGGTGGGCGGCGATTCCGTCAATTACAAGCTGGTAATGGAAGGCCTGGCCTGGGTAGACAGGCAGAAATGCAGGGCCATTTTTTGCCGGCGTTGGCTTATTCAGGAACACCAGGCAGTCGTGGACAGGCGCGGTATATGGAGCTTGAACATGAGCACCCCCCCCTGGCAATGGGGCCGCTGA
- a CDS encoding 3'-5' exonuclease — protein sequence MVYSDTSRSVAIDFETSGYSAHSACAVGLARIEQGSVTDVFYSLIRPPSSRVMFTEIHGLTWPMLKDAPTFAEVWPQMEAFLEGATHLLAHNASFDRRVLAASCQATGAHEPRTPFLCTLKGSRRSLPLASKKLSSVCSYFGIALNHHHAGSDAEACARIYLQLRTLGVTDAQMRL from the coding sequence GTGGTTTATTCAGATACAAGCCGCAGCGTAGCCATCGATTTTGAAACTTCAGGCTACTCGGCCCACAGCGCTTGCGCCGTGGGCCTTGCTCGTATTGAGCAGGGTAGCGTTACCGATGTTTTTTACAGTCTCATCAGGCCACCGTCATCGCGGGTGATGTTTACAGAGATACACGGCCTCACATGGCCCATGCTGAAAGACGCACCAACCTTTGCCGAAGTGTGGCCTCAGATGGAGGCCTTTCTTGAAGGGGCAACTCATCTGCTGGCGCACAATGCCTCGTTTGACCGGCGCGTGCTGGCAGCAAGCTGCCAGGCCACAGGAGCGCACGAGCCGCGTACGCCGTTTTTGTGCACGCTCAAGGGCTCGCGGCGCAGCCTGCCCCTTGCCTCAAAAAAGCTCAGCAGTGTGTGCTCTTACTTTGGCATAGCACTCAACCATCACCACGCAGGTTCAGATGCCGAGGCCTGCGCTCGCATTTATCTGCAGTTGCGTACGCTGGGTGTTACCGATGCCCAGATGCGGCTGTAG
- the flgB gene encoding flagellar basal body rod protein FlgB — translation MKSLFSTQIGLVGKVMDMQLQRQNIISGNIANVETPNYKPRELTFEKELQSALGLDARGEMTRTESAHMPTAFRPDSFGPEWDMAVKPRVVHGEDRVNIDKEMAKHAKNQLQYTALTQVMTKSFEGLNTIIQDAKQA, via the coding sequence ATGAAATCCTTGTTCAGTACACAGATTGGCCTTGTGGGCAAGGTCATGGACATGCAGCTGCAGCGGCAAAACATTATCTCGGGCAACATTGCCAACGTGGAAACGCCCAACTACAAGCCGCGTGAGCTCACCTTTGAAAAAGAGCTGCAATCTGCTCTGGGGCTTGACGCCAGGGGCGAAATGACCCGCACGGAAAGCGCGCATATGCCCACGGCCTTCCGGCCTGATTCTTTTGGGCCAGAATGGGATATGGCGGTGAAACCCCGCGTTGTTCACGGCGAAGACCGTGTGAATATTGATAAAGAAATGGCCAAGCACGCCAAAAACCAGTTGCAGTATACAGCGCTGACCCAGGTGATGACCAAGTCCTTTGAAGGGCTGAACACCATCATTCAGGACGCCAAGCAGGCTTGA
- the flgC gene encoding flagellar basal body rod protein FlgC → MDFMTAFDISASGLSADRTRINTISMNLANAKTTRTPQGGPYRRRSVVQQATDVDDPFSIHMRSALDRAVQGVRVSAVTMDNRPFKRVYEPGNPDANAEGYVMYPDINVVEEMANLMTAQRNYEANVTTVDAVKGMFIKALDIGR, encoded by the coding sequence ATGGACTTCATGACGGCATTTGACATCAGTGCGTCGGGCCTTTCAGCCGACCGCACCCGCATAAACACCATTTCGATGAACCTGGCCAACGCCAAAACCACGCGCACGCCCCAGGGCGGGCCATACCGCCGCCGCAGCGTGGTGCAGCAGGCCACAGATGTGGATGATCCTTTTTCCATCCACATGCGTTCGGCTCTCGACAGGGCTGTGCAGGGCGTACGTGTTTCAGCCGTGACCATGGACAACCGTCCCTTCAAGCGTGTGTACGAACCGGGCAACCCCGACGCCAACGCCGAAGGTTATGTGATGTACCCCGATATCAACGTGGTTGAGGAAATGGCCAACCTCATGACCGCCCAGCGCAACTACGAGGCCAACGTCACCACGGTGGACGCCGTAAAGGGCATGTTCATCAAGGCTCTCGACATCGGCAGATAG
- the fliE gene encoding flagellar hook-basal body complex protein FliE translates to MSIQAVGMRAYSEAIQNFSKVQGSLQQGGSVGSTTQFAKTLDQSLLRDSVDRGENFGAQADFIKYPTQAHTPVTPQNSFSGTIKSSLNKVNELDAAKNMAIDDFASGRTQNVHELMIIMQKSSMAMKLTSAVRGKVLEAYKEISKMQF, encoded by the coding sequence ATGAGCATTCAGGCAGTAGGCATGCGGGCGTACAGCGAGGCCATCCAGAATTTCAGCAAGGTTCAGGGCAGCCTGCAGCAGGGTGGCTCTGTTGGCAGCACAACGCAGTTTGCCAAAACCCTTGACCAGAGTTTGCTGCGTGACAGCGTGGACAGGGGCGAGAACTTTGGCGCGCAGGCCGACTTTATCAAGTACCCCACACAGGCCCACACGCCGGTAACTCCGCAAAACAGCTTTTCCGGCACCATCAAAAGTTCGCTGAACAAGGTCAACGAACTGGATGCAGCCAAGAATATGGCCATCGACGACTTTGCCTCTGGCCGCACGCAAAACGTGCACGAGCTGATGATCATCATGCAGAAATCCAGCATGGCCATGAAGCTTACCTCGGCCGTTCGCGGCAAGGTGCTTGAAGCCTACAAGGAAATTTCCAAGATGCAGTTCTGA
- the fliF gene encoding flagellar basal-body MS-ring/collar protein FliF, with protein sequence MPAFLMQLVNSIKAVWAKMSVMQRVAVMGGLVLVSSAAIGLSIWASRPDFKVLYSNLSAEDASVVIKSLQADKVMYQLTDNGKTILVPKEVVYDERIKIAGEGGLVGQGIGFEIFDKVKVGQTDFVQKINYTRALQGELSRTISEFPNVESARVHLVIPHRSLFVEERQSPSASVVLKLKRPNAKPDQKEINAILNMMLMAVEGLDKTHISISDNGGKVLYQPESDSLAGASTTQMEHRQQVQRNLERRIEEMLQPMFGPGRVIAKVNVDMDFSQRTIRREIFDPEKTAVRSEQRSEETQQGRSSLEGGSPDANFRGDGIAGSASQQNGSRETRTTNYEINKEEQQIVTNVGDLKRMTVAVLIDGTYEKTNGAWTFVPRKADDLERVRQLVTNAVGLDKGRGDALEVSSAPFTDSEPPKDPNVAEMLADYAERLGKPLLNALLAFLFLMLVVRPVVLALIRPKVEAGEMIEGLEGLPAAEEQLALYEALEEAAKTDDEVEAEVEDELTFKDVEALKAHIFNLSDNHMEQVVMLVRGWMKNDETAKA encoded by the coding sequence ATGCCGGCTTTTCTTATGCAGCTTGTCAATTCCATCAAGGCAGTCTGGGCCAAAATGAGCGTTATGCAGCGCGTGGCCGTCATGGGTGGGTTGGTGCTTGTCAGCTCTGCTGCCATCGGCCTTTCCATCTGGGCCTCGCGCCCCGACTTCAAGGTGCTGTATTCAAACCTCAGCGCCGAAGACGCCAGCGTTGTCATCAAGTCGCTTCAGGCCGACAAGGTCATGTATCAGCTCACCGACAACGGCAAAACCATCCTTGTACCCAAGGAAGTGGTGTACGACGAACGCATCAAGATCGCGGGCGAAGGCGGTCTAGTAGGGCAGGGCATAGGTTTTGAAATTTTTGACAAGGTCAAGGTCGGGCAAACCGACTTTGTGCAAAAGATCAACTATACACGCGCACTGCAGGGCGAACTTTCGCGCACTATCAGCGAATTCCCCAATGTGGAAAGTGCGCGCGTGCACCTGGTTATTCCGCACCGCAGCCTTTTTGTGGAAGAGCGCCAGTCGCCCTCGGCCTCTGTGGTGCTCAAACTCAAGCGGCCCAACGCCAAACCCGACCAGAAAGAAATCAACGCCATCCTCAACATGATGCTGATGGCGGTTGAAGGGCTCGACAAAACCCATATTTCCATTTCAGACAACGGCGGCAAGGTGCTGTACCAGCCGGAATCAGACAGCCTTGCTGGTGCCAGCACCACCCAGATGGAGCACCGCCAGCAGGTGCAGCGCAACCTTGAGCGCCGCATAGAAGAAATGCTGCAGCCCATGTTTGGCCCTGGCCGCGTTATTGCCAAGGTTAACGTGGATATGGACTTTAGCCAGCGCACCATACGCCGCGAAATTTTTGACCCCGAAAAAACCGCGGTGCGCAGCGAGCAGCGCAGTGAAGAAACCCAGCAGGGCCGTTCGAGCCTTGAAGGTGGCTCACCCGACGCCAACTTCAGGGGCGACGGCATCGCCGGATCGGCCTCGCAGCAGAACGGCAGCCGCGAAACACGCACCACAAACTACGAAATCAACAAGGAAGAGCAGCAAATCGTAACCAATGTTGGCGATTTGAAGCGTATGACGGTTGCAGTCCTTATCGATGGGACGTATGAAAAGACAAACGGTGCGTGGACCTTTGTGCCGCGCAAGGCAGATGACCTTGAACGCGTGCGCCAGCTTGTCACCAATGCTGTTGGTCTCGACAAGGGCCGTGGCGATGCGCTTGAGGTAAGCTCTGCGCCCTTTACCGATTCCGAGCCGCCCAAGGACCCCAACGTTGCCGAAATGCTGGCCGACTATGCAGAACGCCTGGGCAAGCCTTTGCTCAACGCTCTGCTGGCCTTCCTGTTCCTCATGCTTGTGGTGCGGCCCGTTGTTCTGGCCCTTATTCGTCCCAAGGTTGAAGCCGGTGAAATGATCGAAGGCCTTGAGGGTCTGCCTGCCGCCGAAGAGCAGCTGGCGCTTTACGAGGCACTTGAAGAGGCCGCCAAAACGGATGATGAAGTTGAGGCTGAAGTCGAAGACGAGTTGACGTTCAAAGATGTTGAAGCCCTGAAAGCGCATATTTTCAACCTGTCCGACAATCATATGGAACAGGTGGTTATGCTTGTGCGCGGCTGGATGAAAAACGATGAAACAGCTAAAGCCTAG
- a CDS encoding flagellar M-ring protein FliF, whose translation MKQLKPSQASRVPAENNATLSQLKALRLAQKESNQRVEELKMRLFHITEQHMDQAVRLIKRWLADKE comes from the coding sequence ATGAAACAGCTAAAGCCTAGTCAAGCAAGCCGTGTTCCGGCAGAGAACAACGCCACTCTTTCGCAGCTCAAGGCCTTGCGCCTTGCGCAAAAAGAAAGCAATCAGCGCGTTGAAGAATTGAAAATGCGGCTTTTTCATATTACCGAACAGCACATGGATCAGGCCGTGCGGCTTATCAAGCGCTGGCTTGCAGACAAGGAATAA